The following are encoded together in the Marmota flaviventris isolate mMarFla1 chromosome 18, mMarFla1.hap1, whole genome shotgun sequence genome:
- the LOC139702768 gene encoding vomeronasal type-1 receptor 4-like: MGVVFLTQTVVGILGNFCLLSSSLCLYCSGCRLRCTDLIIRHLTVANFLFLLFRGVPQTMAALGFRHFFSDLGCKLVFYVHRVGRGMSFSSTCLLSVFQAITISPRDSRWAELQVKAPRYTGTSVFLCWILHLLVNIIVPVHVTVNRGDINMTQRKKFGYCSDGNYERNVYAINSALLSFPDVLCLGIMPWASGSMVLILYRHKQRFQHLHGSRPSRRSSAESRATETVLLLVSTFMSLYTLSFTIHIWWGVSGNVSELLVHLSALTNASFPALSPFILMSRDTNVSRLCWSRTSPSVLRNM, from the coding sequence ATGGGTGTGGTCTTCTTGACCCAGACTGTGGTTGGAATCCTGGGGAATTtctgtctcctctcctcctccctctgcctttaCTGCTCTGGGTGTAGGTTAAGATGCACAGATTTGATTATTAGGCACCTGACTGTAGCCAACTTCCTTTTCCTGCTCTTCAGGGGAGTCCCACAGACCATGGCAGCTCTTGGGTTTAGACATTTCTTCAGTGATCTTGGATGCAAACTTGTTTTCTATGTTCACAGGGTGGGCAGGGGTATGTCCTTCAGCAGCACCTGCCTCTTGAGTGTCTTCCAGGCCATCACCATCAGCCCCAGGGACTCCAGGTGGGCAGAGCTCCAAGTGAAAGCCCCCAGGTACACTGGCACCTCTGTGTTCCTGTGCTGGATCCTCCACCTGCTGGTCAATATCATTGTTCCTGTGCATGTGACTGTGAATAGGGGTGACATTAAtatgacacagagaaaaaaatttggaTACTGTTCTGATGGTAATTATGAGAGAAATGTTTATGCCATAAATTCAGCCTTGCTGTCCTTCCCTGATGTGCTCTGTTTGGGGATCATGCCCTGGGCCAGTGGCTCCATGGTTCTCATCCTGTACAGGCACAAGCAGAGGTTCCAGCACCTCCATGGCAGTCGTCCCTCCCGCAGGTCCTCGGCTGAGTCCAGAGCTACTGAAACAGTCCTTCTTCTTGTGAGCACCTTTATGTCTCTCTACACTCTCTCCTTCACCATACACATTTGGTGGGGTGTTTCTGGTAATGTGAGTGAGCTGCTGGTGCACCTCTCTGCCTTAACCAATGCATCTTTCCCTGCTCTCAGCCCCTTTATTCTCATGAGCAGAGACACCAATGTGTCTAGGCTCTGCTGGAGTAGAACGTCCCCTAGTGTCCTCAGGAACATGTGA